ACTCAGACAAGCTGTCACAAAACTTGCTCCAGCCAGGAAAAAGAAGGTTGCATTACTTGTTGAAGCTTTTGAAACAGTAATGTCAACACCGGAATGTGAAACTCATACGAGAAACAATTCACCCTTAGTGCATGCAAGACCTATTCAAGCTTGTAGCTAATGTATGCTGccgagataaaaaaaataggccTAATTCTTTTTTGAAAGTGTTGTCTTGCTCAGGAAGCAAAGGAGTAAGGCAACCAAGAGAAAGCCAATCTCCAGGAGAAATTTGCAAGCCTATTACAATTAGTACCATGTTCTACAACTCCATTCCGAAGCATAGAGAAAATTCAGCTTGCAGAATTAAGGGAAGAATGTCTGACAATTTTTTATATGGAAACAGAAACATAAGAATGGGAGTTTGTGATTTCCACTAAGCTTTGTGGACTTTCTCCACCAATTGGTTTGCTGTATTCTGGTGTTTTAATTATATGCTATAtatacttttgtttttatttttcttctatggCTCATTATCAAAAACTAATAGAATACTGAAATACGACTGGTGAATGCTGCCTTCAATGATAAATTCAAGTGAACAGTTTCGAGGTTACATTACCAATGGAAGAATCTATAGCAAGTAAAAAGGAAATGGATTCTGTGCAGTTGATTTTTCTATGCAGTCACTTTATAGCCATCCGATCATGATCGGACGGTTTAAACAAATTCAGTCaattaatacaaattttaaatcatgaccatccgatcttgatcggacggcTATAAATAGCGTGAATTCATGACTGCACCAACAAACCGACTGCACGGAATCCGGATCCAAGTAAAAACGTAAAATATAACAATATTCAGCTTTCGTTGCTCAAATTCTGATAGGTAGTTTAGTTCACATATATGTGCAGCTAGAAATTATAAACCATAGCGACTTAATATTTGTAGAGATCAATAAATAACAAACCTTTTCTAATCCACaagttaaaatatattaattcgTGATGAGCTTGATGTGATGACATGAAGTAAACAACAAAAACCATATCTTATTAAGCTCCTACTAATGAACAAACAGCAATAAATATACAGATAATCCAATAGGGGGCATCGTAAgctataattttttctatatagacttataaaagtaaatatatttatgaaaaaaatgaaaaaccaacATGATAATGAACTACACTGGCAATATAGTTTTGTTAACTATGGATGACAAAGAAATTTACAACTGAATTCCAACTTGTTTAGTTGAGTTCGACTGTGTTTAAATTAAGCAGAGATTACAGGTTAAACATTATTTGTTTACTTGATAACAATGGTAGACTTGATGAAAAGTAAAAGCTAACAACACATCTTTTGTTTCTACCATTTAAGATTAGTTACCGAGTATATGATTACAACTAAAGTCAAGAAAAAGGTAAGAGAAACACTTGTTTGTATAAAAAGTCCGACTTTCATTACCAAAAAAGAGTATTTGAATGGAGCTCAATTACAGCAACTTAAAAGTTTTTACAATCATGTAAATAGAAGATATTTTTTCCACAAGAAGCCATTACCATTCTAGGCTAAAGTGTTTTACATACAAGGTATAACCATTTACTTGGGTTCAGGTAAATGACTGTCAATGGCAGGAGAATCACTAATCAGAGATTCAAGTTGTTCACGATACTTTACCAGAGGAGAGTTGTGTGAAGTTTTCTCCTGCAAACTTACTGTGTTGCAGCTAACATCTACGTGTACATTTTGTTCCGAAGCTTCTTGTGCTATGATGTCTTCATGAAACAACTTAAGGGAATCTGTTGTCGTCAAAGATTGCACTGAATGATACAGCCCTTGAAATTCATTTCTCTTCTCTAGTTTTTCAACCAACTTCTCTTTTAACTGGTCTGGAAGATGAGCAAAAGCACTTCATAGGGACCAAAAagtgtaaaagaaaataatcaaaaAATAAGTTAGTGAACTAGTAACAGTATtgaattcaattaaaattaataatcatctTTATGTATTGCCTCTCAAATACCTGGCTACACCTCTTACAACACCCCAGCGATAACCAGCGTGGACTGATTGTTTAAAACCGATATTGAATCCCTCTTGTGCAGAAGTTTCTTTCGCTGCCATAAGACCTTCCCGATACCCAATCTAAAGCATATGAGGAATGAAAATTACTAGTTAATCATTCTATAGATGTAAgaaattaaaaaggaaaatgagTTCTAAATTGTTAAAATACCGTATGGAACTCGTTAGTCATAATCTCGTCACGCCTCTTCTGCCACTCCGTATGTAACTCGTCATCAGAATCATACCACGGAGAATCATCAAGGTTCGAATTATCACCATCATCACAAGCTGAAAGCATAACATACAATTAGATGCCTTAAAGTTAAAGCAACATACTGGAAAACAATAACTCGGATGCATTTAGAAAACCAACTTCGATACTTTACATAACACCGCAAATTCTATAATTCATCCTTTTGTAATTAAAAAGATAATGTATTTGTTTAATGCTTTTTGGACTAAACCAAACcaatttcaataatttatatataatactaCAACACCCTTTGTATGGGATAGACCAAATAAACCATTTAATGCATTTAGTAGATTGTCCAAATTAATTCAATCATTGAATCATACAGAATATTTTTACCCTTTAACTTATCTTGGTGCTCGTCATCAGCATGATTTGAACTCAATTCCAATTTTGAGAATTGTAAACTTTCAGCATACAGTTCCTGAGCAAGCCTACCCTCAGTATCCTCCATCTGCAATGTAAGCAAATTATCATCAATAAGCTAACAAAAGGGCTATAGTTAATAATAGTTAATTGGTCCAGGGTCAGTCCCGGTTCcagcccctcccgatcgcagttgcgggtgatcgaactgtggtcctccttATCAAGTTgagcgtcaatcatcactgatcCAACTAACCATAGGTGGAGTATAGTTAATTTTATATTACAATAAATTTTCTCTTTAAATGTTCTGTAACCATAAACTCACAATATTGATAGGGTTATGCTCTTTACAAGGGTAACAAGGAAAACTAAATCCgcatatatatattagtaattaaaagtagataacaaattaaagagagggaaaagattataataataacaataccAGTAAGAATATCGTTAAACTGAAATCAACAAAAACAGTTCAAATATTTTCCAGAAAGCGGCCGCCGGAGCAGTAACCGTGTCCGTCTGATCGACCAACTGTCCAGCTCTTTTTTCCTGTGAACAGTAAACGGCGCGGCAGAGGAATGAAAGGAAAGGAGAGGTcgtagtttttttatttattttgggtttctctgttttaattattttatttataagataagatTATCCCTAAACCCAATGtgaatttttctattttgatgACACGATCCGTTTGAAATAGATAAGAGGCTTTTGCATTTCTCAAACTCAAATCTAAAATCATAAAGTTCGAGTTTTTTCAAACTTGTTCCAATTTTCAACGGATGTGAAAAATACAACTTCAAACTCATGTTCAACGATTTCGGGTATTCTCATTCCGTCTCACTTCCATATAAACTTAGTTAagttttggtaattttttattataaaaagggtaaaagttgaaaactatttttttttacaatataatttttttaaataaagaatataaatagaaaaaataagaggACCGACCTTAAGTGAAATGAACAAGAAAGACGTGGTATTTGTAGatttttgaaatcttttaaTTTACCAGTGTCATATCAAGTCGCACCGGTGGCCAATCAAAATTGACCACTTGAAAGGTCTTTAACTATAGCAATAGATTTGACCACCGTCTGGTTAGTTTATTATGTAGTGGACggtatttccaaaatatattttttagtgtgcgtttgaccctacttattttctacttttctacttcttttaaggagaagtaaGGCCAAACGcaattttgataaatttcttaaaataatactaagcatcaatttttaatgaaaaaacacaatataagagacttaattattattatttttttatgataattatcttttttaagttttttttactgtaatctttattaagtttttattatattttttaagtttgtgaTTGGTATAATTATAtgttattatcttttttatctttgttattattatctttGTCTATATTACATCgctttttaagtttgttattatttatttttttgagcaataagtttgttattattaacatAATCTTTTAAAAATCACCTATctacataatataatatatttttatcaaaaaaaaaattcataatcctattatttatgataaatttgtattaaaatttcaaaaattttataaaaatattttaccaaacagatttAATTTAAAAGTGATATTgtaattaagttgaaaaaatattaaatacttCCTCCGTTccttttatttgtcgttttagcAAGAAAAAAACTTGTTTCAAGTGatttgtcgttttgataatttaaggttatattttgtctattatactcattgtcaattactcttatttttttcaataaaactaattaatgctatatatttggaaaactgttttttttacataacatattaatatttttttttacataatactgaatattaaatttattgaaaagaaaaagtgtgtgcaaaaacaTAGatatttattggtggattaaaaaCTAGGGTATAACTAAAACGTCCGACCCGTGCACGCACAGCTCTGATtaaaaggtatatgaaaaattgGAGTAATATTAACCataaatttggataaattttcATACAACgaaaattatgatatattatgaaatacttCCTTATAAACTACACTAGAAATTTTATTTGCATCTTCACTGTATTTGTCGATAATCAGAATCTTCAATCATTCTCTAGAAGTAACTTTTGAAGTTGCAAGACCATGTGAAAACAATGACGACGAAAGTTATATCTTAACATGTTTAAGAGATTGTCTTTactcttattttaaattttgattaaatattaaaagttcACATTGTGATCTTAaattgaattatgattttttttgcataaaaaaatagtggcaacgaagaaaaaaaaaaggagacatgttttgtaaaaaaaaaaattttaaaattgagtaaatatttttttgtaatcgGACGTGTAAAAATTATATACACATTTCGTCatatcccaattttttttataattggtttgCGGTtaacttatgttagcaagcttataatataagagataacgAATgtcgccgttcaaatttattgaaaaacagggttaacatattagaaTTCCTAACTTTTATCACGATTGAAGCACATATTCTAGTGGTAAAGACTTTGTTGTAAGCAAATGCATATTCGATTTTTATTGTagacaaatttatatattttttaaaatataaagccACAATAAAAAGATAGGGAAAATTAGAGGGGGAAAAaataggtttagggttagcttatgttagcaagcttataatatataaGAGATATAACTCAAATGCAAATCTATAAcgcatcttatttaaattaatttggaacTGAATGTTACAAAAATCCaatggaaaattaattaatgtaaaaacTGGGAAAAAAATGagagtaaaaaaattaattgaattctatttaaacaaaaaaaaattgtataaaaagaaattgattgtgtattacataaaaaaaattggagttgtataaaaaaaacggggttgatttctatttaaacaaaattaagcattgatttcatatttattacatGTAGATTACCAAATTATATTAGATTGATTCATATAGCTTCGTGGCAAATTCACCAAGTAAATCTTAAAGATCATGGGTTCGATTCTTGTTGAGGtagtttttaacattttatttgaattaaattaagGTTAAAATGAGAGAGAATATGAGCGGGAAAAggattaggtttagggttagcgtATCGGAATAGAGATTTGATGATTTGCTAtagatttctaattatcggtttttaattgtttaaactgtgcaatgaaaattgatggtgtttaattgtcgtatgaaatgtTTGCTATGAAAATTGATAGTGTTTAACATTTTgtgaacataattttaattacgaCTGGTTTACTTTTCATAGTGGTTGAAAGTGTTGTATTGTAACGAAAGGTTgggggttcgaatcctagtcaagacaaaattgtaatATAAAAGTGGagtaaaaacaaattaggtttagggtttgcttgtgtacaGAGGCGGAGCCACATACCTTTGAGGGTATGCAAGTGCACCCCGTGAACCTTTAACATTTACACCAATTATCCTCTTTTATTACTATTTGAACCCCCTGAGTTTGTTGTGTTGCACCCAACTCAAAGATATTTTATCTCATTAACATGGTTCAATGTCATGAATTTGCTTACTTCGTTGTTTGACCCAtttctattttacttttctccacatataataataaatattaaaaatatttattactaGTAATATTTAAATGGGCTCCTGcaagtggacggtgggattggtccccttgaattagtcggtcaTAGGGCCGAataccaaattttcaaaaaaaaaatagtattatttaaaattatttttacacttctaccagaatttttttttgcaccCCCTGTCCTAAggtcctggctccgccactgcttgtgtatacaagcttataagataagagataagagaagattataaatgcatttaatattaggttaacatattaggatttttAACTTTGATTACAATTAAAGCACATGTTCTAGTGGTtgaaaaactttattgtaagcaaaAGATGCGggtttgattaatttttttttaatataaaactgcaataaaaagagaggaaaaattATTAGGTTTAAGGTTAGCTTATCGaaataagcttagaatataagagatacgaagataatgtgcaaaaatcaactttcttaatttgttgttactattctaaaatgacaaataaaaagaaacggaGGGAATATCAAACAACTTTAAGCTTaaagattttattttcaattttattcttaAAGTAGCTtttaaatctttaaaaaaataagacgATAACGTTTACTATTTAAATAACagaagaataaaattaaataggCGCGATCtcgggacaaaaaaaaatcccataACTAAATTGGGCTTTTCTTCATATCACACCGATGAAACAACAACCCAACACACTGTCAAAAAAACAACCCAACACATATCCTAACTACCAGTTTCTCTTAACCGTCATTCAAATTTGAACGAAAATCTAAACACACGTGTCACTTACCTATTGGTTATCAAACCTTGCCTCTCTCCTAAGTAACCGCTAGCCGGTACTCAACTCAATTCTATTCAatcttattatcttttttttttttttctctcaaaactTTATCTTATCATCAAATCAAAACAATTAagataaaatttcaaaactaaTAGATAACATTAAATTACGGTACTTTCAAAACAAATTCTTTTCTTAACGTAAAAGTaaccttttattatttatatatagacTTACACACCAAATACCTTACTAACCAACCACACCATACTCCTCTCCTCCTAAACTCATGGATCACCAAACTTTCATTCTCtcgtttcttttcttcttcatcttctccgcCTCGGCGTTTAAGCCGACGTTCTCATCGATCTCATCTACGCCCAACGGAGAAGAAGATCCATTAATTCGTCAGGTGGTCGGTGATGGAGGAGTGCGGTTGGGAGCAGAGCATCACTTTAATGAATTTAAGCATAGGTTTGGGAAGGTGTATTCTTCCAAGGAAGAACATGATTATAGGTTTTTCATATTTAAGGTTAATTTGCACCGTGCTAAGAGACATCAGAGAATGGATCCTTCAGCGGTTCATGGTATTACCAGATTCTCTGATTTGACTGGGAGGGAGTTTCGGGAGACTGTTTTGGGATTGAGAAGGGTGAAGTTGCCTTCTGATGCGAATGCCGCGCCGATTCTTCCTACCGATAATCTTCCTGCTGATTTTGATTGGAGAGAACATGGAGCGGTTACTGGTGTTAAGAATCAGGTATTGTTTGtttctaaatatatatatatatatatgattattactatgattgttatttatatgtttattattgttttgtttagatgttatttatttgattttgattttgatttttgtaatTATGAATTAGGGTTCTTGTGGATCATGTTGGAGTTTCAGCACAACTGGTGCACTTGAAGGTGCTCACTTCCTATCTACCGGAAAGCTTGTCAGTCTTAGTGAGCAACAGCTTGTTGATTGTGACCATGAggtttttctctttctttttctattttcttgtTAATTATTCATGAAAATATCATGATATTACATGTTTGATTTTAAGGAACTATGTTTGATATGTTCTgtgttttttaaattaattaatcgtTCTAGAAATATTATTAGTAAGAAAGATTATATTTAGTAACCAAACTCTCATATGGTAAGAGGTCTAATTA
This portion of the Trifolium pratense cultivar HEN17-A07 linkage group LG3, ARS_RC_1.1, whole genome shotgun sequence genome encodes:
- the LOC123915779 gene encoding uncharacterized protein LOC123915779, whose amino-acid sequence is MEDTEGRLAQELYAESLQFSKLELSSNHADDEHQDKLKACDDGDNSNLDDSPWYDSDDELHTEWQKRRDEIMTNEFHTIGYREGLMAAKETSAQEGFNIGFKQSVHAGYRWGVVRGVASAFAHLPDQLKEKLVEKLEKRNEFQGLYHSVQSLTTTDSLKLFHEDIIAQEASEQNVHVDVSCNTVSLQEKTSHNSPLVKYREQLESLISDSPAIDSHLPEPK
- the LOC123918363 gene encoding probable cysteine protease RD19B — encoded protein: MDHQTFILSFLFFFIFSASAFKPTFSSISSTPNGEEDPLIRQVVGDGGVRLGAEHHFNEFKHRFGKVYSSKEEHDYRFFIFKVNLHRAKRHQRMDPSAVHGITRFSDLTGREFRETVLGLRRVKLPSDANAAPILPTDNLPADFDWREHGAVTGVKNQGSCGSCWSFSTTGALEGAHFLSTGKLVSLSEQQLVDCDHECDPEEKGSCDAGCNGGLMNSAFEYILKSGGVMREEDYPYSGTDRGACKFDKKKIAASVANFSVVSLDEDQIAANLVKNGPLAVAINAVYMQTYVGGVSCPYICSRKLDHGVLLVGYGSGAYSPIRMKEKPYWIIKNSWGENWGENGYYKICRGRNVCGVDSMVSTVAAVHTTAQ